A window of the bacterium genome harbors these coding sequences:
- a CDS encoding DUF899 family protein, with translation MKPETRVKKLNEKMEKLHAEIAEAYKQLSGTPVQDYALTDRNGKKVRLSKLFGKHDKLALVHNMGRQCPYCTMWADGFNSLYHYVERRAAFVVVSPDPPEIQKAFAEKRGWKFKMLSAHGTTLFKDLGFEFEGKPWPGLSTLYKGKDGGIMRHAFKYFGPGDGFCSVWSFYEMLPE, from the coding sequence ATGAAACCCGAAACCCGCGTCAAGAAGCTCAACGAAAAGATGGAGAAGCTGCACGCAGAAATCGCCGAGGCGTACAAGCAGCTCTCCGGCACGCCGGTGCAGGACTATGCGCTTACCGACCGGAACGGAAAAAAGGTTAGGCTCTCGAAGCTGTTCGGCAAGCATGACAAGCTGGCGCTGGTGCACAATATGGGAAGGCAGTGCCCGTACTGCACGATGTGGGCGGACGGGTTCAACTCGCTGTATCACTATGTCGAGCGGCGGGCTGCGTTCGTCGTCGTCAGCCCCGATCCGCCGGAAATCCAGAAAGCGTTCGCCGAAAAGCGCGGGTGGAAGTTCAAGATGCTCTCCGCGCATGGCACGACGCTGTTCAAGGATTTGGGTTTCGAGTTCGAGGGCAAGCCGTGGCCCGGTTTGAGCACTCTCTACAAGGGAAAGGACGGCGGGATAATGCGCCACGCGTTCAAATACTTCGGCCCCGGCGACGGGTTCTGCAGCGTGTGGAGCTTCTACGAAATGCTGCCGGAATAA
- a CDS encoding type II toxin-antitoxin system HicB family antitoxin, whose translation MKLLVTIETDEVGWIVAECPALPGCVSQGRTREEALANIQDAIKLSIKSRKELGLPLPPETDAIEVAI comes from the coding sequence ATGAAGCTTCTCGTTACCATTGAAACCGACGAAGTCGGCTGGATCGTGGCCGAGTGTCCAGCGCTGCCGGGATGCGTTTCCCAGGGCCGCACTCGCGAAGAGGCGCTCGCCAATATTCAGGACGCCATAAAATTGAGCATTAAGTCCCGAAAGGAACTTGGACTGCCCCTTCCCCCTGAAACGGACGCCATCGAGGTTGCTATTTAG